A region of the Diceros bicornis minor isolate mBicDic1 chromosome 30, mDicBic1.mat.cur, whole genome shotgun sequence genome:
tttctaatttgaTTACATTATGATCAGAGAATATgctcttatttcattttttccttatgGTTCTGTTCactttttctttatgtattgtaagcctatgtttttaaatgcatactAGTAGCtgagttttttcttcctttctggtgaattcttccctttattattatatagAAACTTTCTTTATCCCTTTTAATGCCTTTTGCATtaagtatattttgtctgatattaatcaGCTATCCATATTCCTTTTGGCTAGTATTTCTTGGCATATCTTTACCACTCTTTTTTCTTCAATCCTTCTGTGTCACTTTAATTTAGGTGTATCTCTTGTACACATGAGGTAATaggattttgtttctttgtcCAACCTGAGAGTCTCTATATTTAATAATTAGTTAAGCCAATTAGAGATTTGTTGTAATTATTcacatattttgtgatttttcttcacttctttatATCTCCTTTCCTGACTTAAATTGGTTTCATCAAAATCTCTTTATTTCGACTGTGCTCCTACTATAATTTAGAAGTTATATATTCCACAATCATTATTTTAGTAGTAACACTCAAACTTTAATCATATATAAAGTCTAAAATACTTCATATTTCTATCCTCTTGCAACTCAATACAAGAACcttacaatatttttattttagttctcCTTCTTGTAATATGTATGCTTGTTGCCTAGTATTTTAATCCATATTGTTTacatgcacattctcattactattattaagtactttaaaaatcaatgttttgtttacatttttctacATATAAACCAATTGCTTGGCAGACCATTGCTTCTTGGatattgtatcttttttttttggaaatttttttttattttaattttttgtttattgcagtaacattggtttataacattgtataaatttcaggtgtacatcattatacttctatttctgcatagattacatcgtgttcaccacccaaatactaattacaactcatcaccacacacatgtgctgaattatcccttttgccctcctccctcccctcttcccctctggtaaccaccaatccaatctctgtctttatgtgtttgtttattgttgttattatctactacttaatgaaggaaatcatatggtatttgaccttctccctctgacttatttcactttccataataccctcaatgtccaatCATGTTGTCAcatcaatgcgtaaagatacatgcaccactgtgttcattgcagcgttattcacaatagccaagacttggaagcaacctaagtgcccatcaagggacgaatggataaagaagatgtggtatatatacacaatggaatgctactcagccataagaaatgatgaaatccagccatttgtgacaacatgtattGTAACTTTTTGAATTCAATTTGTCTTATCCTGAAGTAAATCCTTCAATAGTTTTTTCAACGAGGTTTCATGCATGGTATACTCTCTCAATCTTTGTCTGAAATGGAAATAATCAGGGGAGGGTCCTGAAACCAAGTCTTGACATATGACTTACTGTAAACACTTCATCAATAGTTCAAGATGCAACACATATGTAAGGTGTTATAATTAGCCCAGGTAGGAAACTAGGCGCAATCTCATCTAATCTTCCAGAATCATCTCCAAAGTATTCACATAACTTTCCCCTTTCAGTACTTCCAGAGGACTCATACACATGGAACCAAGGAACCAAACAAGACTGCTTGAATTTATCCTCCTGGGGCTGTCAGAATATCCAGAACAGGAGACTCTCCTCTTTGCTCTGTTCCTCTGTATGTATGTGGTCACGGTAGTGGGTAACTTGTTGATCATCCTGGCCATCAGCTCAGACTCCCACCTCCACACTCCAATGTACTTCTTCCTGGCCAATCTCTCCTTGGTTGATTTCTGCCTGGCCACCAACACTGTCCCCAAGATGCTGGTGAACATTCAAACCAAGAGCAAGTCAATCTCCTATCCCTGCTGCCTGACTCAAATgtactttttccatttctttggcatCATGGACAGCGTTTTAATTGCTGTGATGGCTTATGACAGGTATGTGGCTATATGTCACCCTTTACACTATACCACCATCATGAGCCTGCGCCTCTGTGGCCTGCTGGCTGGTGGCCCATGGGTGTTTTCCTGCTTGATCTCCCTCACCCATATCCTCCTGATGGCCCGTCTGGTTTTCTGTGACAACAACGAGTTGCCTCACTACTTCTGTGACCTCACTCCCCTTCTCAGGCTTTCTTGTACTGACACCTCTGTGAACAAGATCTTTGTGCTCATCGTGGCAGGGGTGGTGATAGCCATGCCTTTCATCTGCATCCTGGCGTCCTATGCTCACATTATCGTGGCCATCCTAAAGGTCCCCTCTGCAGGGGGCAGGAAGAAAGCCTTTTCCACCTGCAGCTCCCACCTTTCAGTAGTCACACTCttctatgggaccaccattgggGTCTATTTGTGTCCTTCATCTGTGCACACAGCTATGAAGGAGAAAGCATCTGCGGTGATGTACACTACGGTCACCCCCATGTTGAACCCCTTTATCTATAGCCTGAGGAACAAAGATCTCAAAGGGGCCCTGAGGAAATTCATCAACAGAAAGATCATCTCATCTTCCTAACCACCAGGACATCTGGGAGATTTCAGGAAGTCTCAACATCTAGGGTCTTGGGCAAAAGTATGAAATTGCATGGTTTGGGAGAGTAGTCACATTGGAGTTTGAATTGCAGAAGTTTGAAAGGAAACTTCAAGGTGATCATGTTACTATTTTTTCAACTATTGGGACCACTAAGGGTCCTTTCAGATatgtctcttgctgtcttccaATGTCAGTCTAGTCCTATCAGATTGGATTTACCTTGGTTCAGAATCTATTCagctctcaacaaatattttattgagtacctattctGGGCTTGATGTAGGTGCTGGCCATAGCAGGTGTGCAAGAGAGATGTGATACCTATACTTTGGAAGATTCTTAGAGATGAGTGTGGGGGAAGATGTTGGACATGTAATTATAACAGAAGGGAATATGAACATGAGAAGAATGATGGGATACAGCAGGAAACCCAACCAAGTCCGGAGGGGAGGATCTTATCCCAAAGGATAAGATGGTGTTGTCGAGGCAAATATGAGAAACAAGAGTGTCTCAGACAAAGAAAACAGTATGTGAAAAGGAGAGAGGGCAAGAGAAAGAGTGAAGTGAGAAAGAGCATTTGTAAAGTGAAAAATCCTTTTGTGGTGAATGACTTGGGGATTGCCAGGTCAAAAAGAGATTTAGGACCAACCCAAGAGTTTAGCCTTTCTCCTGAGAACCAGGCAGTTAATTTGATTTTTAGGGGCCACAGtcagggaggatgtggaggagatgCATGCCCCCTACCCTCACTCCTATTCTACCTTCTGGGGAGGCGAGAGACAGTTTGCTGGGAAAAATTGTAGAAGTCACAGGGAGAAAGAGATTCAGACCATGAACAAAGGAAGTGAAGAACCACCATCTAAAAGCATATATCTTCAGAGCCAAAGGGGAAAATATCAATCTATTGAATCATGAACTTCTATACCAGAAGGAAGCTGGGACATGTCTCAACCTCCATATATGCCTGTGGAATGCATGTAAGTAGTAATGCTGCTCATAACAGAAGTGAGAGCTATCCATTGTGAATTTATCTTGTGCCACACACCACAATATGTTTGTTCGTTCCATTTAGTCATTCTAAACCCCCTATGAAGGCAATAAATTTCATTATGTCTATTGTGGAGTAACCTTAATACTTATATGGAGATTAACAACTAAAATAGTATAAGCAGTGACTTTGAATGGGACCACAGGTTTTCAAATGGTGCTAAGGATCTGACATCATCTTAAGAAGAATGGCTTTGAATAATCATACATCTAACTTTCTTATGTTACTTTCCTTCCAAGAGAACTAAATTAGACTGTCTCAGTTGAAAAAACAGAACTCCAGACACTGCCTTGTTGCAGGTTGGAAAGATGATGCTTTCTGGAGGATACTCTGGTGAATAAAATCCAGAATTTAAGAATATAGACGTTTGCCATGGGGAATTCATGAGTCCCATCAGGGCTTTTTTGAATAACCAAAAATTGAGTGAGAGCTGAGCCACAGCTATCTCTCTCCTCATAAGTTCCCTCCATTCTCCTGCTATATGCATGCAGGTAGTTACAATGATGGTTGGGAGATGATTGGAATTGCCAGAGACTTGGGAAATTATTAGAACTTGGGGGCTCACAGAATTTTATGAAGACTTTTTTCTCTGTATCCAGCTTGAGCTGAAGCAGTTATTTAGCTCCTTCCCTCCCCTATGCAAAGAGAGGTGTCATGTGCCAATAAAAATCTTTTAAGATTTTGTCAACCAAACTATGTCTGTCTTAGTTTGTGTTAAGAAGTTAAGGCCACAACCCCAGGAGAGCTTTGTCCAGGTAGCCCTTATAACATCAACTTCCAACATTTGTTGGCATCCatatgtttcattcattcattcaacaaatacttaccaAGTGTCTACACTTTGCCAGCTATTATTCTAAGCACTGCAATAGAGCAGTAAGCAGGGGAGAAAAATGCCCTTCCTTGTGACTACAAAGGTTTAGTACAGGGAGTTCTTTGGGGAGTGGAACTTTCTATATCCTGATATCAGAGAAATGACTTTGAAGGTGACAAAAAATTTAAGTGGTGCTCCACCTCCCCAGATCTCACAAATCTATACATGGGATAAAATTCCAAGACCTgtacaccagaaaaaaaaagagtatatttcACtgatattaacttaaaaaataagattaaacaATAGTAAACAAAGAAACATTCCCAATGCAGCAgggaaaacaacaacaagcaaagaaataataaatgtgacAGATAATTACCATGGATGAGAAGGACTTCAAAGGTATAACAGAGGGATGTGACAGAGACAGATGGCAGGTATTTTAATCTGGGTATTGCTGAGGGCAGTTGTCTCCGAGAAGGTGATttctgagctgagacctgaatcaGGCCAAAAAGGAAGTATACCTATGAAGGAGGTGGGAACAGTGTGCCAGAAGAAGGGATCTGCACATGCAAAGTCAGGAACAAGTGGTCTTTAAATAAGTGTTAATGAGTTAtccatgttttatatatatatagttagatTTGTTCCCTTCTCAATCTTGAAACAAAATCCTGCAAATATTACAACCAATAAttgttatctcatagtttctgtaggtcaggaaactgggagtggcttagctggTGACTCGGCTCAGAGTGTCTCATAAGGCTGCAATCAGGATGTCAGCAGGGACTGTGGTCGTCCCACATCTTGACTGGGTCTAGGGGATCTGTCTCCAGCCTCACTCTGAGCAGATCTCAGTTCTTCGCTGATGTAAGACAGTAGTTCCTGGACATATGGGTCTCCcctgggaaggggaggagagaaagagaaagagagggagagagacagacagagagagagaagcagagagagagaaagaaatagagagagacacacagagaaaaagacagagagagacagagagagaaacagagagagagaaagacagacagagagagagagacatagaagctgggagggagaggaagaggaaggagaagagggaggaagggatgaggaaaaatgaggaggaagagggtgCAAACAAGATGGAAGTCATGGTCTTTGCACCTAATATcagaagtgacatctcatcaaTTTTGCTGTATTGAATGTGTTGGAAGCAAGTCACATGTGCAGCCCACATTTGacgggaggggattacacaaagaTTAAATACCAGAGGGCAGTGATCTCTGGGATCCTcgccatcttagaggctgcctgACACACCAGCATCCTCCTAGCTGCCATCTTTTCACAGGATTGAGCACAGAGTCATGGGAGGGCGAGAGTGTTCTCAAAGCTGGATGATGTGCTAGTCTGGACACTCCAAAAGGACCAGACTCTGGATTCGTGCAGTTCCAAATTGAGACACATAGGGGCAGCAGAAACATGTAGCTAGGATGTCTCATGCCCCTCAAGTCCTTGGAACAGATGTTTACAGAGAGCCTCTCTGTACCAGGCACGGACTTTCTGCTAATGTGGGTTCCTCACCCGACCCCGCCTCAGCCGCTTCTCCACAAGGGAGCCACAAACCCTCAGCTTCCCAAGGGCTTCCCAAGTCGGGGCACATTAGGAAAGTGGCCTTAAGTGTTGCAAATTTCCCCTCCATCCCAGCCCCAGCACTCCCTGAATCTTTGTACCTTTTCCCACCTAGGACTGGGGCTGTCTGGGATCCAAATGGGGAAACTCCATAAGGACCTTGTTCTTtctgaggcagggagagagatatCGGTGGGGGGGGAGGGTACTGCAATCCtgattaaatataaaacaacgacaacagcaacaacaattaATGGAGTCTCAAGTCGAGAGGTGACCTTGCAACAAGGTGGGACCACGTAGTGTCTATGTCATCTGAGGGGTAGGGAGCAAGGCAGGCTTGGAGGATAAGGCCAGGGTGAAGGCAGAGGGACAGTATTGACAGAGTAATTGGCTGTTCAGGACACTCAACATTCCCTTTGCAGATACTCATTCCTATGATGTTCCTGACAAGTCTTAGGCCTGGAACTACAATGGATGAATTGGTGAACCAACagacaaaaaaatctttgttttccaGGAGCTAACATTCTAGTCAGCGTCCATGAATATAATCAACAAGTAAATTAAGGAAGATGAGAGATCACATTTTTTGAGGCACAAAATAGGAATGAGGGTGGAGGGGTaagttgtagttttctttttaacagctttctTGAGATATCACTCATATATCACACATTCACCCATTTCAAGtggacaattcagtggtttttaatatggtcacagagctgtgcaaccatcaccacacttttcaaacattttcattaccctaaaaagaaatcccatactcAATGGCAGCTCTTCATACCCCATTTCACCTCATCTCCCCACCCCTTAGCCCTAGTCaatcactaatctattttctgtctcaacAGATTTGCTGATTCTGGACATTTTGCATAAATGGAATATACAGTACGTGGTCTTTgtgactggctcctttcacttagcgtgttttcaaggttcatctatgttagaGCATATATCAATACTCCATTCCTTTATATGACTGAatgatatttcattatatattggATATATGTGCAAAgatgccacattttgttcatccattcattagttaatgggtatttgggttgttttcactttttggctgttatgagtaATGCCGTTAtaagcattcatgtacaagtttttgtacaaACAGGATTgtggttttttattatttttttatctgaggtataattgacttataacattatattagtttcagatgtacaacataatgatttgatatttgaatatattgcgaaattatcaccacaataagtctagtgcaattatcaccacaataagtctagttaacatctgtccccatacgtagttacaaaattttttttcttgtggtgataacttttgagatctactctcttagcaactttcaaatatgcaatacagtattattaactatagtcaccgtgctgtacataGGATATATAATTAGGATTGTAGTTTGAAATTAAGTAGTTAGGGAAGGCATTGCTGAGAAGATGGCATTTGATTAAGGACCTTAAAAAGGTGGAGAGAGCCATATAGACAGGCACAggggacagcaagtgcaaaggctctgcGGTGAGAGCAGGCGTGTTCAAGGAATCACTCTGAGAACGGAGACTGGACCATATTAGCAGAGCTAAATTATGAGCAATTTTCTTATCATGGTAAGACAATTGGAACAGTTCCCAGAGATGACAAAGACCTTGGCACAGCCAAGTGAAGCGTGAAACGCAGGAGGGTGGGAGGACCAGAGGAGTGAAGAACAATGAATGCAGGGGAGGAATGAGTCACCAGCAAAGAGAGTGTGACAGGGTGCAGGTGTTACCCTGGGGTCAGAGCCAGCGGTGTACACAGTGTCACCAGTGaaaggggcagacctgggctttAGAAAGTGACATGGGTGCTGCAATGGCCTGGAACTCCCCTTGGGGAGTTGGAATCCCGCCCACCCTCCTCCTCAAAGACTCCTCTAGCAGCTCAGGCCAGAGCTGAAAAATCCTGCTTCCCTGCTGATGCCATAACCCCCACCAGGCAGAATGAGGGACTCAGGTGTCATTAACAACCACGTAaggatttgatgaataatatcaGATTTCCCTGCTGGGCCTGACGTCCTTGAGGGAGGGACCCCACTGTTTGTTCTGCTCGTTTCTTTGTCCCCAGTGCTGACAAAATCTACAGAACAGTGTTCACTGTGGACAGGCTTTCCCTCTCAGCTCCTTGGGGTCAGGGAAAGGGCTGAGGCTTCCCCAAAGAGTTTAAGAATAAGTTTGAATTATCAGGAGAGAGTTAGGTTTCTGGGAATGTAAGGAGATCCTCCGAAGTACCCAAAACAAGGtgaggggaaaggaaagaagCTTTTTCCTTTAGAATAGAGGGGAGTTCCCTAGGACACAGTGCAGATGGAGGGTACCAGCTGAGCTGATTAGCAGTAAGATGTGTATACCCCCTCCCAAGATTTTgagagggaaggatggggaaGGTCCTTGCAAGAAATAAGccaccattttttgttttttgtttttttaatttaaaagagttTTCTTGGGAGGATACCAGAGAATTTCAGGTACCCAAAGTGTAGGAGTTGTAGCCGTAGAATCTGGAACGTCAACAGGCAGtggctttttccatctttttctgggattttgtggTTTCTGATCTCCACTCTTCTACACTTTCTGGATTCTTCCTGCAGAACAGCTTTCTCCGCAATCTCTTGATTTTTGCTTCTCTGTGTCTTTGGTACCTGGTACCCGCCCTGAAGCAGATTACGACCTTCCTGCTCCAGGGCCCATTGTCATCCATCCTCCTTAGTCCATGTTTTTAAGTTCAGGAGAAAGAATTGGATTAGTCCAGCTAAGGTTGAGTGTGGCCCTCTGTCCCGTCAGCTGTGGCATGGGTGAGGAGAGTGTCATTCAGTACACATAGGCTGCCTAGGCTTTGTGGGGAAGGGCAGAGTAGCCGAGAATGGGGGCTTATAGTATCTCTTGAATAGTCTTGGTGGTTGCAAATCTTCATGCCTtaaatcctttttttctctttttggtgaggaagattggccctgagctgacatctgtgcccatcttcctctatttcatacgtgggatgctgccacagcatggcttgatgagcggcatgtaggtccacacccaggatccaaacccagtaaccccaggccgctgaagcagagcatgtgaacttaaccactatgccactgggcagcccCATACTTTAAATCTTAAAGCAGCTGTCCATACCGTCGTGGGGGGTGTCCCAGGCCCTACTGAATATGCATTTCTCCATAGAGGAGACTCTATGGTGGACACTCCCACAAATCCAGTGGTTCAGAGCACAGACTCTGAGCTTAGGCTGTCTGGTCTGAAATCCTGgatctgccacttgctagctgggTCACCCTGGGCAAAGCCCTTACctcctctatgcctcagttttctctctgtaaaatggagacaatagtaATAATCATCATATAATCATCGGATGAGGAAGCATAAGGCGTGTGGAGGATTTAGGGCAGCAAGTGGCAAACAGTAAGTACtcagttatcattattattattgatgaaCTCCACCTGTCAGTTTTCTGGGGATACATGGAGCTGTTGATATCCTGTTTTAGGGTCGGAAGGAAGATACACAAGTTTGGGGCCAGGACTGGATGGTAAGTAGGAGCCGAGGGCAATGCGGAGAATCTGTGGTTTTTCCCTCCTTCAGCCTGAAGGCCGATTCCCATGGAGATCAGAGGCAAAGCCAAAACGTGTTGCTTTAACTGTCTCTTGAAGAAGGAAGTTAAGGACACCAGGCATCTGAGCCTTGGGGCTTTGGAGATGAAGGCAGGCTtattggggaggagggaggcctcTACCTGACTCAGTGGTGGGGGAGCTGTTCTGGGATCCCCTTCGTCAAAGGCCTTTGGGGGCCTGAAGTCTCTAGCAAATACCATGTGGTTAATGAATTTTCTCCTCCTGTGGAAATAAAATCAGCAAGattgattggtgatgtctgcctGGGCCTGAGAATATGCAGAGTATGGTGTGTATGCTGGTATCTGCCTTCCCTGTCATCggcctcattcattcttttatggaGCACCTATAAGGTCCCAGAGAATGTGCCGGAGATGAACAAGGTTTTGATGGAGCTATGACCATGGCAGGGACCTACACAGTAGAGGCTCTCGGCTCAGCCCAGATGTGGGGGGTAAGGGAAACAGAGAAGGCTTTCTGGAAGATTGTCCGCTGAGCTGCATTAGCCAGGTGAAGGGGGAGAGGTGGGTAAGTAAAAAGAGTTCTCCAGGCAGATGTAGATGCAGAGGCCAGAAATTGCAATTGCACTGTCTCAGAAGTTGGTAAAAATGCCAACAGGATCTACAAGGCAGATGACTTagaaatttattaattaattagcttaaaataaactaattaataaaaataaattctaaaaatttaagaagataaataataaaataattaaataacttAATTAGGTTAAAAAGTGtaaaggggggctggccccatggtatagtggttaagttc
Encoded here:
- the LOC131394468 gene encoding olfactory receptor 1M1 yields the protein MEPRNQTRLLEFILLGLSEYPEQETLLFALFLCMYVVTVVGNLLIILAISSDSHLHTPMYFFLANLSLVDFCLATNTVPKMLVNIQTKSKSISYPCCLTQMYFFHFFGIMDSVLIAVMAYDRYVAICHPLHYTTIMSLRLCGLLAGGPWVFSCLISLTHILLMARLVFCDNNELPHYFCDLTPLLRLSCTDTSVNKIFVLIVAGVVIAMPFICILASYAHIIVAILKVPSAGGRKKAFSTCSSHLSVVTLFYGTTIGVYLCPSSVHTAMKEKASAVMYTTVTPMLNPFIYSLRNKDLKGALRKFINRKIISSS